The following proteins come from a genomic window of Achromobacter deleyi:
- a CDS encoding phage portal protein yields the protein MSYATHRRSGLLVPRRLNAQMSSSYESGSATGSRAKNWNPSAAGPNAAATQGLALQRRRSRDAVRNDPWASAAERKWDSNAIGTGIQPYPQHPDKAVRKLLKELWADWCVEADADGRLDFYGMQSLADRSIFTAGEVFVRLRRRRPSDGLVVPLQLQLIEGDQVPVERTYALPNGGEVVNGIEFDAIGRRTAVHMWRRHPGEFGRSSPAQEIVSVPADQVIHAFQMERPGQVRGVPALATVLLRLKSIDNLDDAVMYRQEVSNLFAGFITKPDPDEDPTNPLTGGQDDYVEDDDGIPLVSMEPGTMQELAPGEEVTFSTPPGADNNYESFMRHQLMAAFASVGIPYELATGDLRNISDRALRVLVNEFHRLMEQYQWHCLIHQICRPVWAAWIDALALAGTIPMPDYHRRRREWLRVLWVPQGWPYFHPVQDIEAKQKQVRSGFTSRSAVILAQGDDPDQVAADIAADNAAADAGGAVFDSDPRRSTAAGKAIPQSDVE from the coding sequence ATGAGCTATGCCACGCACCGCCGCTCCGGCCTTCTGGTGCCTCGGCGTCTGAATGCGCAGATGAGTTCCAGCTATGAGAGCGGCAGCGCGACCGGCAGCCGTGCGAAGAACTGGAACCCCTCTGCGGCCGGCCCGAACGCGGCCGCAACGCAAGGGCTCGCCCTACAGCGCCGACGGTCCAGGGACGCGGTTCGAAACGATCCGTGGGCCTCGGCCGCCGAGCGCAAGTGGGACAGCAATGCGATCGGAACTGGCATTCAGCCGTACCCCCAGCACCCCGACAAGGCCGTGCGCAAACTATTGAAGGAACTGTGGGCCGACTGGTGTGTCGAGGCCGATGCAGACGGGCGTCTGGATTTCTACGGGATGCAGTCGCTGGCGGATCGGTCCATCTTCACAGCGGGGGAAGTCTTCGTTCGCCTTCGTCGGCGCCGCCCCTCCGATGGTCTGGTCGTCCCCCTGCAGCTCCAGTTGATCGAAGGCGACCAGGTGCCGGTGGAGCGCACCTACGCGCTGCCCAACGGCGGTGAGGTGGTGAACGGCATTGAGTTCGATGCTATCGGCCGCAGGACAGCGGTTCATATGTGGAGGCGTCACCCGGGCGAATTCGGGCGATCCAGCCCGGCGCAGGAGATCGTGTCGGTGCCGGCCGACCAGGTCATCCATGCTTTCCAGATGGAGCGTCCTGGCCAAGTCCGTGGGGTGCCCGCCCTCGCAACCGTATTGCTGCGCCTGAAGTCGATCGACAACTTGGACGACGCGGTGATGTATCGCCAGGAAGTCTCCAACCTGTTCGCCGGCTTTATCACGAAGCCGGATCCCGACGAGGATCCCACAAACCCGCTCACCGGGGGGCAAGACGACTATGTCGAGGATGACGACGGTATTCCCCTAGTGTCCATGGAGCCCGGCACGATGCAGGAACTGGCTCCGGGCGAGGAGGTGACGTTTTCGACGCCTCCCGGTGCCGACAACAACTATGAGAGCTTCATGCGCCATCAGCTGATGGCGGCGTTTGCCTCGGTCGGCATTCCGTATGAGCTGGCAACTGGTGATCTGCGGAACATCAGCGATCGAGCGTTGCGGGTGTTGGTGAATGAATTCCACCGCCTGATGGAGCAGTACCAATGGCATTGCCTCATTCATCAGATCTGCCGTCCAGTGTGGGCGGCCTGGATCGACGCTTTGGCGTTGGCTGGAACTATCCCGATGCCGGACTACCACCGGCGCCGCCGAGAATGGCTGCGTGTCCTCTGGGTGCCGCAGGGTTGGCCGTACTTCCACCCGGTGCAGGACATCGAGGCCAAGCAAAAGCAAGTGCGATCCGGCTTTACAAGCCGCTCTGCAGTGATCCTGGCCCAGGGCGATGACCCTGACCAAGTGGCTGCGGATATCGCGGCGGATAACGCTGCGGCGGATGCTGGGGGGGCGGTGTTTGACAGCGACCCGCGACGGTCGACGGCGGCGGGCAAGGCTATCCCGCAGAGCGACGTGGAATAG
- a CDS encoding head maturation protease, ClpP-related: MAKKLWYTITAKAQADKPLVEIRIYDEISFWGTTAAAFVAELDAAAAGGADILVSLNSPGGDVFDALTIYNALRRYAGRVTTRVDGVAASAASLIAMAGDQLIMPDNAQLMIHNAWTLAGGTAEDLRAMADMMDRIRDGVVAAYSRKSGLAADKIVEMMDSTTWMSAMEAQALGFCDLIEDPVRLQMSSELAVEVLRKHKNLPAEVAAMLDQQDAATPSPAPEPVAVPPEPAANPPGAAPTAPATQPQANATQPTAVVAHVYAACRTAGVAHLSEGVLLSSGLTSIEQADARIAQAAEIAGVCLAAKMADKAAEFVAAGLSVDQARARLFDAVTAASGIAIDNTQRPDATPAKAVPTLSITNFYEARAAARRRAS; this comes from the coding sequence ATGGCAAAGAAGCTCTGGTACACGATCACCGCTAAGGCGCAGGCCGATAAGCCGCTGGTCGAGATCCGCATTTATGACGAAATCAGCTTCTGGGGAACCACGGCAGCAGCCTTCGTGGCCGAACTGGATGCAGCTGCAGCGGGGGGCGCCGACATCCTGGTGTCGCTCAATAGCCCCGGAGGTGACGTTTTCGACGCGCTGACGATCTACAACGCGCTCCGGCGTTACGCTGGACGCGTGACGACCCGCGTTGATGGCGTCGCAGCGTCGGCGGCTTCACTGATCGCGATGGCTGGTGATCAGCTGATCATGCCCGACAACGCCCAGCTGATGATCCACAACGCCTGGACCCTGGCTGGCGGCACGGCCGAGGACCTTCGCGCGATGGCGGACATGATGGACAGGATCCGCGATGGCGTCGTCGCGGCCTACAGTCGCAAGAGCGGCCTGGCGGCGGACAAAATCGTGGAAATGATGGATTCGACCACGTGGATGTCCGCGATGGAGGCTCAGGCGCTGGGTTTCTGCGATCTCATCGAAGACCCTGTCCGTCTCCAGATGTCGTCCGAGCTGGCCGTCGAGGTGCTTCGCAAGCACAAGAACCTGCCGGCCGAGGTGGCTGCGATGCTCGACCAGCAGGACGCCGCAACTCCGTCGCCTGCTCCTGAGCCGGTTGCTGTCCCGCCCGAGCCGGCTGCGAATCCACCGGGAGCCGCGCCGACGGCACCGGCCACGCAGCCGCAGGCGAATGCGACCCAGCCCACCGCCGTGGTCGCGCATGTCTACGCCGCCTGCCGCACTGCCGGTGTGGCACACCTTTCGGAGGGGGTTCTCCTCTCATCCGGGCTCACCAGCATAGAGCAGGCGGACGCGCGGATCGCGCAGGCGGCGGAAATTGCCGGGGTGTGCCTTGCAGCCAAGATGGCCGACAAGGCGGCAGAGTTTGTCGCTGCGGGTCTTTCGGTTGACCAGGCCCGCGCGAGGCTGTTCGACGCCGTGACCGCAGCGTCTGGTATCGCCATCGACAACACCCAACGGCCCGATGCTACGCCGGCTAAAGCCGTGCCGACCCTCTCGATTACCAACTTCTACGAGGCTCGTGCTGCGGCACGCCGCCGCGCGTCCTAA
- a CDS encoding head decoration protein has translation MNILHEKARTAEFLLSEGAGEISREKITLAATATGYPSGQVLGQITATKQYAAYNPAGTDGTEKAAAVLYGAADISTDPQPATAIVRLAEVAVWSLTGLDPEARADFAPNFLVVRD, from the coding sequence ATGAACATCCTGCACGAAAAAGCCCGTACCGCCGAATTCCTCTTGTCCGAGGGCGCTGGCGAGATCTCCCGCGAGAAAATCACCCTGGCCGCCACGGCGACCGGCTACCCGTCCGGCCAGGTCCTGGGGCAGATCACCGCAACCAAACAATACGCGGCGTACAACCCCGCCGGCACCGATGGCACGGAAAAAGCTGCTGCGGTTCTGTACGGCGCCGCCGACATCTCGACGGATCCCCAGCCGGCGACCGCCATCGTCCGGCTGGCTGAGGTCGCGGTCTGGTCCCTGACCGGGCTGGACCCCGAAGCCCGGGCCGACTTCGCGCCCAATTTCCTCGTCGTGCGCGACTAA
- a CDS encoding major capsid protein produces MAHIDIFRDNAFSLASLTAALNVQPEGQAVPTTLDSMFDEDGVSTLTVSIERENGKLALVADSPRGSPGQTSEKDRRDLIPFNTLHLPLRDTIYADEIQGVRAFGTESELEVMQSIVNKRTVKLRARINATLAYHRLGAVTGKIFDADGERVLLDLYQRFGYTQKTVNLGLGTASTKVRQKVLDAKRLAEDALAGSVQIKGWLGIMGRGLYDAFTGHDSVEKAFDRWKDGEFLRADMRKGFIFEDVEWKEYYGKVGAVTFLDPTEGYLVPIVTEDLFQTRFAPANHIDVVNTPGLPFYASQEVLQHGMGVDLKVQSNPLTINTRPNAVIRLKAS; encoded by the coding sequence ATGGCACACATCGATATCTTCCGCGATAACGCGTTCTCCCTGGCGTCCTTGACGGCCGCCCTCAACGTGCAGCCCGAAGGCCAGGCCGTACCCACCACGTTGGACAGCATGTTCGACGAAGACGGCGTTTCGACGCTGACGGTCTCGATCGAGCGCGAAAACGGCAAGCTCGCCCTGGTGGCCGATTCGCCCCGCGGCTCGCCCGGCCAGACCAGCGAAAAAGACCGGCGCGACCTGATCCCGTTCAACACGCTGCACCTGCCGCTGCGCGACACGATCTACGCCGACGAGATCCAAGGCGTGCGCGCCTTCGGGACCGAGAGCGAGCTGGAAGTGATGCAGAGCATCGTCAACAAGCGCACCGTGAAGCTGCGCGCGCGTATCAACGCCACACTCGCCTACCATCGTCTGGGCGCCGTCACCGGAAAGATCTTCGACGCCGACGGCGAGCGCGTGCTGCTGGATCTGTACCAGCGCTTCGGCTACACGCAGAAGACGGTGAACCTGGGTCTGGGTACGGCCAGCACCAAGGTGCGCCAGAAGGTACTGGACGCCAAGCGCCTGGCCGAAGACGCGCTGGCCGGTTCCGTCCAGATCAAGGGCTGGCTCGGCATCATGGGGCGCGGCCTGTATGACGCGTTCACGGGCCACGATTCCGTCGAGAAGGCATTCGACCGCTGGAAGGACGGCGAATTCCTGCGCGCCGATATGCGCAAGGGGTTCATCTTCGAAGACGTCGAGTGGAAGGAGTACTACGGCAAAGTGGGCGCCGTGACCTTCCTCGATCCGACCGAGGGCTACCTGGTGCCGATCGTTACCGAAGATCTGTTCCAGACCCGCTTCGCGCCGGCCAACCACATCGACGTGGTCAACACCCCGGGCCTGCCGTTCTACGCCTCGCAGGAGGTTCTCCAGCACGGCATGGGCGTCGACCTCAAGGTGCAGTCCAATCCGCTGACGATCAACACGCGGCCGAACGCCGTCATCCGGCTCAAGGCGTCGTAA
- a CDS encoding head-tail joining protein, whose amino-acid sequence MWDNAIFDEAFDQAGMRELASLVGVVPAVDFMVRFDRPDVIDEATMVHSTDYEIEFTTSAAPGLKYHSLLDIGGKRYRVRQEPTVRGDGHWTRALLEFLP is encoded by the coding sequence ATGTGGGACAACGCGATTTTCGATGAAGCGTTCGACCAGGCAGGGATGCGCGAGCTTGCCAGCCTGGTCGGCGTTGTCCCTGCCGTCGATTTCATGGTCCGGTTTGACCGTCCCGACGTTATCGACGAGGCGACCATGGTTCATTCGACCGACTACGAAATCGAATTTACGACGTCGGCCGCGCCGGGCCTGAAGTACCACAGTCTGCTCGATATCGGTGGCAAGCGCTATCGGGTCCGGCAGGAGCCGACGGTGCGCGGAGACGGGCATTGGACCCGTGCATTGTTGGAGTTTCTGCCATGA
- a CDS encoding phage tail tube protein translates to MAKSIRKTLLLAKIQTAEGVDPVPTGAANAILLRNVTATPLSAEFVERALLRPYMGNAGQVATTQYAQIEGEVELAGSGTAGKAPAWGPLLRACGFAETVTTGTDVRYLPVSENFERIALHYYLDGVFHKILDARGTVSFDLTAKGIPFMRFRFMGVYLPITDGANPTDVDYSAFQIPKGVNKANTPAWSLGTYSGCLQSLTFDIANQLVWRSLIGCEGAEITDRQPTGKISLELPRIAQLDWPAIVLSGEGKALAIQHGTAAGNIIEIKAPTAQLTNPAYSDQDNVAMLGLDMNVNPGPNGNDELEIIVR, encoded by the coding sequence ATGGCCAAATCCATCCGAAAGACGCTGTTGCTGGCCAAGATCCAGACGGCGGAAGGGGTCGACCCGGTTCCCACCGGGGCGGCTAACGCGATCCTGCTGCGCAACGTGACCGCCACGCCCCTGTCGGCGGAATTCGTCGAGCGTGCGCTGCTGCGGCCCTACATGGGCAACGCGGGGCAAGTCGCCACCACCCAGTACGCCCAAATCGAAGGGGAGGTCGAACTTGCCGGATCCGGCACGGCCGGTAAGGCGCCGGCCTGGGGGCCGCTGCTGCGCGCCTGCGGCTTTGCCGAGACGGTCACCACGGGTACGGATGTGCGCTACCTGCCGGTTTCCGAAAACTTCGAGCGCATCGCGTTGCACTACTACCTGGACGGTGTGTTCCACAAGATCCTGGACGCTCGCGGCACGGTCTCTTTTGACCTGACTGCCAAGGGCATCCCGTTCATGCGCTTTCGTTTCATGGGCGTCTATTTGCCCATCACCGACGGCGCCAACCCGACGGACGTGGACTACAGCGCTTTCCAGATCCCGAAGGGCGTCAACAAGGCCAACACGCCGGCCTGGTCGCTGGGCACCTATTCCGGGTGCTTGCAGTCGCTGACCTTCGACATCGCCAACCAGTTGGTCTGGCGCTCTCTGATTGGTTGCGAAGGGGCCGAGATCACCGATCGCCAGCCGACCGGCAAGATTTCCCTCGAGCTGCCGCGCATCGCCCAGCTGGATTGGCCGGCGATCGTGCTGTCCGGCGAAGGCAAGGCGCTGGCGATTCAACACGGAACGGCGGCGGGCAACATCATCGAGATCAAGGCGCCCACCGCGCAATTGACCAATCCGGCCTATTCGGACCAGGACAACGTGGCAATGCTGGGCCTGGACATGAACGTGAACCCGGGGCCGAACGGCAACGACGAACTGGAAATCATCGTTCGCTGA
- a CDS encoding DUF1799 domain-containing protein, translated as MLAALTAAGAPADVLTAAGANAAVEPFEVFEENWETVKAFLELETCWTWLVPAMGRPIRSGIAASEIRATLEVLLPSGADLRQTFLDIRAMERAALEVFLEQA; from the coding sequence GTGCTGGCGGCGCTGACTGCGGCTGGCGCGCCGGCGGACGTGCTTACCGCAGCTGGCGCCAACGCCGCCGTTGAGCCCTTCGAGGTGTTCGAAGAGAACTGGGAAACCGTCAAGGCATTTCTCGAATTGGAGACGTGCTGGACCTGGCTTGTCCCTGCGATGGGGCGGCCCATTCGATCAGGAATTGCGGCATCGGAGATTCGGGCAACCCTTGAGGTCCTTCTGCCGTCGGGGGCGGACTTGAGGCAGACATTCCTGGATATCCGTGCCATGGAGCGCGCTGCTTTGGAGGTCTTCTTGGAGCAAGCGTAA
- a CDS encoding phage tail tape measure protein, with protein MNDKVLGVRLTADEADLIRGFSASGAAAEQFASTTEASLGRASAASAKMGASAGQMSQAVNASAAGSQAFAQTSERFVQGLERQVQAIGKTKSELLELQAAELGVSARVAPMIAKLREQELALGTSGRALDKYGNSAAQTAAAMRGVPAQLTDIVVSLQGGQQPMTVLLQQGGQLKDMFGGVVPAAKALGSTLLGLINPYTLAAGAAVAFGIAAYQGSEDAARLNRTIQLTGNYAGVTAEKIRGMAAAAAGENGSHSKAQQAVEALVATGQISADTIQLMSSTMVTFQKVSGQSMDDISKDFAKMPEGVTKWAEEHNRSLNFMSLAQWDYIRTLEETGNREGAMRETSRALHDYLGNEAPEKLGALERAWRSVKGAVDGAWESMKRVGQEQDPLEARIATLRENIALMRQRDAGPAGLNDAGRARVSNAEGALGDALNQKGLADAVAQVQGLNAAANAAAIEAAKGLDAYDKQTSKVRQLTEALEKNARLEAAIRAVDPSDVRISAKAIKDREDETRKKFLDKDAVSAGQNAISGQLAAMQAQARMREEALRAETTALEGQRAAGLLSEEAFIRRRAAAQRAALNDELEIARKQADIAGGKKQLAERERYAGRVQELEAQIARSQQQEATDIEKYQAKIRGALRATQLDITNYSETRALQESRQNNALTLGSNDRALVDSINQAQDRFRRIRDGFTDKMLREGGAGALDSQQYLQGIAEIDAAMQAQIARERGYMDERLALQGDWKNGAIRALNDWSDASANVMAQSQQVFTSLFQGMSDAVASFVVSGKANFADFAKSVLSDLARIAARQATMGMFTAVVGSLFGAGSGAAAGTEAAASQVQASGGDGIGSLIASNGWTANAKGNVYESPSLSAFSSGVYDKPQVFQFAKGAGVFAEAGPEAIMPLRRGPDGRLGVQAHGGGEGVAGPASIQVNVYVQSDGNSKTEGPQGLEQFGRELGEFVDGRFRVLMSKSYRQGGTSWNELNGRKG; from the coding sequence ATGAATGACAAGGTTCTCGGCGTCAGACTGACCGCGGATGAGGCGGATCTGATACGCGGATTCTCGGCGTCCGGGGCCGCCGCGGAGCAATTTGCCTCCACCACCGAGGCGTCTCTGGGGCGCGCCAGCGCGGCCTCGGCGAAGATGGGGGCGTCAGCGGGGCAGATGTCCCAGGCCGTCAATGCGTCGGCTGCGGGCAGCCAAGCATTTGCGCAGACGTCAGAGCGATTCGTCCAAGGGCTCGAGCGCCAGGTGCAGGCGATCGGCAAGACGAAGTCGGAATTGCTCGAATTGCAAGCAGCCGAGCTGGGCGTGTCGGCGCGCGTAGCTCCGATGATTGCGAAACTGCGCGAGCAGGAGCTGGCGCTAGGGACATCGGGGCGCGCCCTCGACAAGTACGGGAATAGCGCTGCTCAGACCGCAGCTGCAATGCGCGGTGTACCTGCGCAGCTGACCGACATTGTCGTGTCGCTGCAGGGCGGACAGCAGCCCATGACGGTGCTGCTGCAGCAGGGCGGGCAGCTTAAGGATATGTTCGGCGGCGTCGTGCCCGCCGCGAAGGCCCTTGGAAGCACGCTTCTGGGCCTCATCAACCCATACACGCTGGCCGCCGGCGCGGCGGTGGCGTTTGGCATCGCGGCGTACCAGGGAAGCGAGGACGCCGCACGCCTGAATCGAACGATTCAGCTCACCGGGAACTATGCGGGCGTGACCGCGGAGAAGATCCGGGGCATGGCCGCTGCCGCGGCCGGGGAGAACGGAAGCCACAGCAAGGCGCAACAGGCTGTCGAGGCACTGGTTGCGACAGGCCAGATCTCGGCCGACACCATCCAGCTGATGTCCAGCACGATGGTGACGTTCCAGAAAGTCTCCGGCCAGTCGATGGACGATATCTCCAAGGATTTCGCCAAGATGCCGGAGGGGGTCACGAAGTGGGCAGAGGAGCACAACCGCTCGCTCAACTTCATGAGCCTGGCGCAATGGGATTACATCCGCACGCTCGAAGAGACGGGCAACCGCGAAGGCGCCATGCGCGAGACTTCGCGGGCCCTGCACGACTACCTCGGTAACGAAGCTCCTGAAAAGCTGGGCGCTCTGGAGCGGGCCTGGCGCAGTGTGAAGGGTGCGGTCGACGGCGCCTGGGAGTCGATGAAGCGCGTGGGGCAGGAGCAAGACCCGCTTGAGGCGCGGATTGCCACCTTGCGCGAGAACATCGCATTGATGCGCCAGCGCGATGCCGGGCCGGCCGGCCTGAATGATGCGGGCCGGGCGCGGGTCAGCAACGCTGAGGGTGCCCTGGGCGATGCGCTCAACCAGAAGGGCCTGGCCGACGCAGTCGCGCAGGTTCAAGGCCTCAACGCTGCAGCGAATGCTGCGGCCATCGAGGCGGCCAAGGGGCTGGACGCCTACGACAAGCAGACGAGCAAGGTCCGCCAGCTGACCGAGGCGCTGGAAAAGAACGCGCGGCTGGAAGCTGCAATCCGGGCCGTGGACCCCTCGGACGTTCGGATCTCGGCCAAGGCCATCAAAGACCGCGAGGATGAGACTCGAAAAAAGTTTCTGGACAAAGATGCTGTCAGCGCTGGTCAGAACGCGATATCTGGCCAGTTGGCCGCAATGCAGGCCCAGGCCAGGATGCGCGAAGAGGCGCTCAGGGCTGAGACCACCGCGCTCGAGGGCCAGCGCGCGGCCGGTCTGCTGTCGGAAGAGGCTTTCATTCGTCGGCGGGCAGCCGCGCAGCGCGCCGCCCTGAATGACGAACTGGAGATCGCTCGAAAGCAGGCGGACATCGCAGGCGGGAAAAAGCAGCTCGCCGAGCGAGAGCGCTACGCCGGGCGCGTCCAGGAGCTGGAAGCGCAGATCGCCCGCTCGCAGCAGCAGGAAGCTACGGACATCGAGAAGTACCAGGCGAAGATCCGTGGCGCCCTGAGGGCAACGCAGCTCGACATAACGAACTACAGCGAAACGCGAGCGCTGCAGGAGAGCAGGCAGAACAACGCGCTCACCCTGGGCAGCAATGATCGTGCGCTGGTCGACTCGATCAACCAGGCCCAGGACCGGTTTCGGCGCATCCGCGACGGCTTCACGGACAAGATGCTGCGCGAGGGGGGCGCTGGTGCGCTGGACTCCCAGCAGTACCTGCAAGGCATCGCCGAGATCGACGCCGCCATGCAGGCCCAGATCGCGCGTGAGCGCGGTTACATGGATGAGCGGCTGGCGCTCCAGGGGGATTGGAAGAACGGGGCCATTCGGGCACTGAACGACTGGTCGGACGCTTCGGCCAACGTCATGGCCCAATCCCAACAGGTGTTCACAAGCCTGTTCCAGGGAATGTCGGACGCCGTGGCCTCCTTCGTCGTCAGCGGCAAGGCGAATTTCGCAGATTTCGCCAAGAGCGTCCTTTCTGACCTGGCGCGCATTGCCGCACGCCAAGCGACGATGGGCATGTTCACCGCCGTCGTCGGATCGCTGTTTGGGGCTGGCTCTGGAGCCGCGGCGGGAACGGAGGCCGCTGCCAGCCAGGTTCAGGCGTCGGGTGGCGATGGAATCGGCTCGCTGATCGCGTCGAACGGTTGGACGGCGAACGCCAAGGGGAATGTCTACGAATCTCCGAGCCTGTCTGCGTTCTCGAGTGGCGTCTATGACAAACCGCAGGTGTTCCAGTTTGCGAAGGGGGCGGGTGTCTTCGCCGAGGCGGGGCCCGAGGCGATCATGCCGCTTCGTCGCGGGCCGGATGGCCGTCTCGGTGTGCAGGCCCATGGCGGTGGAGAAGGGGTGGCAGGGCCGGCCTCCATTCAGGTCAACGTCTACGTCCAGTCGGACGGCAACAGCAAGACCGAGGGTCCGCAGGGACTTGAGCAATTCGGCCGTGAGCTCGGCGAGTTCGTTGATGGAAGGTTCCGGGTGCTTATGTCGAAGTCGTACCGCCAGGGCGGCACGTCCTGGAATGAACTGAATGGGCGGAAAGGGTGA
- a CDS encoding phage tail protein, with protein sequence MSNLEVFSWLPRRNPQADVRFRVLRAQFGDGYEQVAQDGLNSRTESWPLSFFGSEAEIRPIKDFLDRHGTWRAFLWTAPLGEQLSYRASDYQLIPNGGGWYSISVTFTQRHVP encoded by the coding sequence ATGAGCAATTTGGAGGTGTTTAGCTGGTTGCCGAGGAGAAATCCCCAAGCGGACGTGAGGTTCAGGGTGTTGCGTGCGCAGTTCGGCGATGGCTATGAGCAGGTGGCGCAAGACGGCCTGAACTCTCGGACCGAATCCTGGCCGCTGTCCTTTTTTGGGAGCGAGGCGGAGATTAGGCCGATCAAGGATTTCCTGGATCGTCACGGCACCTGGCGGGCGTTCCTGTGGACAGCGCCCCTCGGCGAGCAGCTCTCCTACAGGGCGAGCGACTACCAGTTGATACCGAACGGTGGTGGCTGGTATTCCATTTCTGTAACTTTCACGCAGCGGCACGTGCCGTAG
- a CDS encoding phage tail protein, with protein MEQLEQINVGQQANDGTGDPLRDGMQRVNANFTKVEAGVDVVEQGVAAATATANDAKTKADAAVPAVEKGMAGGVAPLDASGKVPTAHLPVQADYIPVEEKGAAGGVAPLDSSGKVPAVNLPAAQDSIPLTQKGVAGGVATLDDSGQVPVAQLGGAVKSTEKGAATGVATLDAGGKVPTSQLPPIPSGPPVASIAWWPLRTSIPAGQIPADGQTVSRATFPDLAAMVTGGKVPVVTEADWQADPLKRGAYTLGDGSTTLRMPDFNGQSSGSLGALFQRGDGALSSGTNGLIQRDALQNITGLTRNLLGLPSQLDPGSGALQKQDIGTSGSGGTAVTLQFVNVGFDASRSARTGTETRPTSVSGVWTIQAFGAVTNPGSADAAQLASDYAALNSRVQTLDGKIDFVILYPNGGSEAAPASVAANATYVVQLPASMLGSFVMCRAELLYSDGWAETGWYTDSSGGNRAAGTRAGQISGGAIIVRTGVTDVWPTPNLGGTPTQGALVTPNKCRVLVWRIKGKWN; from the coding sequence ATGGAACAACTCGAACAGATCAACGTCGGTCAGCAGGCCAACGACGGCACCGGCGACCCTCTGCGCGACGGCATGCAGAGGGTCAATGCCAACTTCACCAAGGTTGAAGCGGGCGTTGATGTAGTGGAGCAAGGTGTGGCGGCCGCAACCGCGACCGCCAACGACGCTAAGACGAAGGCCGACGCCGCCGTACCGGCCGTCGAGAAAGGCATGGCTGGCGGGGTGGCGCCGCTGGACGCCTCGGGCAAGGTGCCGACTGCGCATTTGCCTGTGCAGGCGGACTACATCCCCGTGGAAGAGAAGGGCGCAGCCGGGGGCGTGGCACCGCTGGATAGTTCTGGCAAGGTGCCGGCGGTCAATCTCCCGGCCGCGCAGGATTCCATTCCACTGACGCAGAAGGGGGTAGCGGGGGGCGTGGCTACGCTCGACGACTCGGGCCAGGTGCCGGTAGCCCAGCTGGGCGGCGCGGTGAAGTCGACCGAGAAGGGGGCAGCAACCGGTGTTGCAACGCTGGACGCCGGGGGCAAGGTCCCGACCTCGCAATTGCCGCCCATCCCCTCGGGGCCGCCGGTGGCCTCGATTGCGTGGTGGCCGCTGCGCACGTCCATTCCGGCCGGCCAGATCCCCGCGGATGGGCAGACCGTGAGCCGCGCCACTTTTCCCGACCTGGCGGCCATGGTCACAGGCGGCAAGGTGCCGGTGGTGACGGAGGCGGATTGGCAGGCAGATCCGCTTAAGCGCGGCGCCTACACCCTCGGCGACGGATCTACCACCCTCCGTATGCCGGATTTCAACGGGCAATCTTCTGGCTCGCTGGGCGCACTTTTTCAACGCGGTGACGGGGCGCTTTCGAGTGGTACGAACGGACTTATCCAGCGCGACGCGCTCCAGAACATCACGGGTCTGACCCGAAATCTTCTAGGGTTGCCCAGCCAACTTGACCCTGGGAGTGGCGCACTCCAGAAGCAGGACATCGGCACCAGCGGATCAGGCGGCACGGCTGTGACGTTGCAATTTGTGAACGTGGGCTTTGATGCATCCCGCTCGGCGCGGACGGGCACGGAAACTAGACCGACAAGCGTCTCTGGTGTCTGGACCATACAGGCATTCGGCGCTGTTACCAATCCCGGTAGCGCTGACGCTGCGCAGTTGGCGAGCGATTACGCAGCGTTGAATTCTCGCGTCCAAACCTTGGACGGGAAAATCGATTTCGTAATCCTCTATCCGAATGGAGGCTCAGAGGCCGCCCCTGCTTCAGTCGCTGCGAACGCCACCTACGTTGTGCAACTGCCTGCGTCCATGTTGGGTAGCTTCGTGATGTGCCGCGCCGAGCTTCTGTATTCGGACGGATGGGCAGAGACGGGTTGGTATACCGATAGCTCCGGTGGTAACCGGGCCGCTGGTACTCGCGCAGGGCAGATCAGCGGCGGCGCGATCATCGTCCGCACTGGTGTTACCGACGTTTGGCCGACCCCGAACCTTGGCGGGACGCCTACGCAAGGTGCTTTGGTTACGCCCAACAAATGCCGAGTTCTGGTGTGGAGGATCAAGGGGAAATGGAACTGA